In Clupea harengus chromosome 12, Ch_v2.0.2, whole genome shotgun sequence, the sequence CATCAAAGAGGCAGTGAGTGTTACAAACACCCACTCGCAGTGGCAGGAACATCCATGTTTGTCCAGAAAAGTGCACTTCAGTGAATGCTGGATgacttgtttatttttatgctTTTAGGGGTTGTGTAAAGTAAGATATTGGATTATGTGAGAGGATAAACACAAAGGAGTATTTCTGGTAAAAGAATGATAGCTATGTTAAGTGTATCTTATTGCTTTCTCTGGGCGTAGTTCATGTCTCgtgtctctttcctccctcagGAGAGCTGCTGGATGGACAGCGTGGCCTCGTCCCCTCCAACTTTGTGGAGTTCATCCAGGACAAGGAGAAGCCCCCGGCCGAGAGAGGTGAGGAGCTGGGCCCTCTGGACCGCAGCCGCCTAGGGCTCACCTTGGGCGACGGCGCTGGGAGCCTGGGGGGCCCCTTAGACGGCCTGGGCATGTGTGACGCGCTGGGGCCCTGCAGCAACGGCACGGGAGGCCCGCAGGAAGGAGACGAGCTGGGCGACAACGTGGTGCCTTACCCGCGGCGGATCACCCTGATCAAGCAGCTGGGGCGCAGCGTGATCGTGGCCTGGGAGCCGCCGCTGGTGCCGCTCTGCTGGGGCTCGGCCGCGGTCAGCGGCTACAACGTGCTGGTGGACGGCGAGGTGCGCTCCAGCGTGCCCTTCGGCGGCCGCAccaagctgctgctggagaagctGGACCTGGGCGCCGCTACCTACCGCGTGTCCGTGCAGAGCGTGACGGAGCGGGGGCCCTCGGACGAGCTGCGCTGCTCGCTGCTCGTGGGCTGCGGCGTCACCGTGGCGCCGTGCGGCCTGCGCGTGGACAACATCCTGAGGGACTCGGCCGAGCTCTCGTGGTTGCCCAGCAACAGCAACTATGCGCACATGGTTTACCTGGACGGGGTGGAGCAGGCCGTGATAAGGCCGTGCTGCTACCGGTACCGTTTCGGAGCCCTGAAGGCCATGACTGTGTATAAAGTCAGGGTGATGGCCAAGCCCCACCAGATGCCCTGGCAGCTGCCActggagcagagggagaagaaagaggtcGGGGTGGAGTTCTGCACACAGGCGGGAGTTCAGACATGTCAAGGTGCAgagacacgcatgcacacatacagacatacacacacacacactcacacacacacacatgcacacacacaccgttcatTCATGAATCTCATACTGTAATCCTGGTATTATGTCACATTCCAGTGTTAATATTGGGTgaaacaaactgtttttttaCAATACAAATAGTGCATTACACTCTGCCAAGTCAGCAACATTTTCTGAAATATTAAACTCGCCTACATTCTGTCAGCTTTCAGGAAAATGTGTGCTCTGAGGAGAAGCAACCCTTCAGGGGTCAGGGTCAATCTTTATTTCTCAAACACAATATATCTTATAAATATCTCTGCTTTTATTTGCATGGGTATCATATAGTGAAGGCAGATTACCTTGTGGCTAAATTTAACAGAAGTTAACAAGTAATGCTATCATTACATTCGGCTTCTTGAACGTGTATATTCCTGTATATCTGCACAGTATAGTATGCAGTGTATAGACAGCATCTCTCTTACCtctgtacatttttttatttagaggTTTATCATCAAATTCATAGACATGAGCTAAGACAGCTAGCAATATCATTCTACTTCTTGCTATTTATGGTCTGTGTAACAATGCAGGATTAGGCATCTATGTAAATGTGGCAAGCAATAAACCCTGATTAGTATCATTCTACGCAGTAGTGAGTGGAGGAAAAATATAATTGAATTTACAGGGATACAAAAGAAAGGATGGGTAACGTTTATATGTGCATttgggtgtttgtatgtgtgcatgtgtgtatttgtgtgtgtgtgtgtgtgtgcgtgtgtgtgtgtgtgcatgcatatgtgtatttgcgtgtgtatgtgtgctggtgtgtgtatgtgtggattgGTGTTTGCCTGTTGAGGAAGAGGTGGGATTGTGGCTGTTGTGAATTTGTAGGTTTAAACACGGCGCTAAATCAAACAATATCAGCCATAGTCAGTATGCACATGATCATTCTTAGGCCACTCCAAGCGCATTCTTTTCCTGTTTCATGCCAGTAAAATTCAAATTTTGAatttagtaaaaaaaatatatttttgtatctgtttttaagtttgttttttAAGATGTTAACATAGCTCCACTGCCATCACAGCTGAAACTTGAGTGGAATTGGTGTTTAGCGCTGTGTAGTagttgtgtgcaggtgtttagTGTAGGTATGTTGGTGTTTAGTGTAGGTATGTTGGTGTTTAGTGTTGGTGTTTAGTGTAGGTATGTTGGTGTTTAGTGTAGGTATGTTGGTGTTTAGTGTTGGTGTTTAGTGTAGGTATGTTGGTGTTTAGTGTTGGTATGTTGGTGTAGGTATGTTGGTGTTTAGTGTTGGTATGTTGGTGTTTAGTGTTGGTATGTTGGTGTTTAGTGTAGGTATGTTGGTGTTTAGTGTAGGTATGTTGGTGTTTAGTGTAGGTATGTTGGTGTTTAGTTTTGGTGTTTAGTGTTGGTGTTTAGTGTAGGTATGTTGGTGTTTAGTGTAGGTATGTTGGTGTTTAGTGTAGGTATGTTGGTGTTTAGTGTAGGTATGTTGGTGTTTAGTTTTGGTGTTTAGTGTTGGTGTTTAGTGTAGGTATGTTGGTGTTTAGTGTTGGTGTTTAGTGTAGGTATGTTGGTGTTTAGTGTTGGTGTTTAGTGTAGGTATGTTGGTGTTTAGTGTTGGTATGTTGGTGTTTAGTGTTGGTGTTTAGTGTTGGTGTTTAGTGTAGGTATGTTGGTGTTTAGTGTTGGTGTTTAGTGTTGGTGTTTAGTGTAGGTATGTTGGCGTTTAGTGTTGGTATGTTGGTGTTTAGTGTTGGTGTTTAGTGTTGGTGTTTAGTGTTGGTGTAGGTATGTTGGTGTTTAGTGTAGGTATGTTGGTGTTTAGTGTTGGTGTTTAGTGTAGGTATGTTGGTGTTTAGCGCTGTGTagttgtgtgcaggtgtttatTGTTGGCATGTTGCTGTCTGTGTCCTAAGGTCCCCCACTGCCCCCACAAGAGGTGCAGGTCCAGTGTGGTCCGGGCCCTGGAGTCCTGCAGGTCTGCTGGAAACCCCCCCTTCTCACACCTATGGGCACCTCCAATGGGGCCAATGTCATTGGCTATGCTGTGTGCACCAAGGGCCAGAAGGTGAGTGTACCAGTGTGTCTAATGTGAAGGCATtcagctatgtgtgtatgccctagtcttcaactatgtgtgtatgccgtagtcttcaactatgtgtgtatgccctagTCTTGCTCTTcaactatgtgtgtatgccctagTCTTGCTCTtcagctatgtgtgtatgccctagTCTTACTCTtcagctatgtgtgtatgccctagTCTTACTCTTcaactatgtgtgtatgccctagTCTTACTCTTcaactatgtgtgtatgccctagTCTTACTCTTcaactatgtgtgtatgccctagtcttcagctatgtgtgtatgccctactcttcagctatgtgtgtatgccctagTCTTACTCTTcaactatgtgtgtatgccctagtcttcagctatgtgtgtatgccctactcttcagctatgtgtgtatgccctagTCTTACTCTTcaactatgtgtgtatgccctagtcttcagctatgtgtgtatgccctactcttcagctatgtgtgtatgccctagTCTTACTCTTcaactatgtgtgtatgccctagTCTTACTCTtcagctatgtgtgtatgccctagTCTTACTCTTcaactatgtgtgtatgccctagTCTTACTCTTcaactatgtgtgtatgccctagTCTTACTCTTcaactatgtgtgtatgccctagtcttcagctatgtgtgtatgccctactcttcagctatgtgtgtatgccctagTCTTACTCTTcaactatgtgtgtatgccctagtcttcagctatgtgtgtatgccctactcttcagctatgtgtgtatgccctagTCTTACTCTTcaactatgtgtgtatgccctagtcttcagctatgtgtgtatgccctactcttcagctatgtgtgtatgccctagtcttcagctatgtgtgtatgccctcCCTTACTCTtcagctatgtgtgtatgccctagtcttcagctatgtgtgtatgccctagtcttcagctatgtgtgtatgccctagtcttcagctatgtgtgtatgccctcCCTTACTCTtcagctatgtgtgtatgccctagtcttcagctatgtgtgtatgccctagtcttcagctatgtgtgtatgccctagtcttcagctatgtgtgtatgccctagtcttcagctatgtgtgtatgccctagtcttcagctatgtgtgtatgccctagTCTTACTCttcaactatgtgtgtgtgccctccctTACTCttcaactatgtgtgtgtgccctagtCTTGCTCTTCAACGATGTGTGTATGCCCTAGTCTCACTcttcagttatgtgtgtgtgccctagtCTTACTcttcagctatgtgtgtgtgccctctcatagtcttcaactatgtgtgtgtgccctctcatagtcttcaactatgtgtgtgtgccctctcatAGTCTTCAGTTATGAGTGAATGACCCCTCCTAGTCCTGGTGATGTAATAACTACAGCTCCTAATACTGGAGCCCATAAGCTTTGAATCTCACATTCATTTTCCAATGCCGAAAGGAGCTTATAGTTGCTGTCTAATACTCTGGTGCTCTCTGCTGGATGACGGAGGCATTACATTGTTGCACATTCCTATTATAGAATGCAACCGGTAGCTCATATTTAAGCATAGTAAGGAACTCTTTGTGTTCATTGCAATACGGTATAATTATCTTCTGATGGTTTAATATACTGTTGGGATACTGTTATAGTTGTGCCATGTATTTGAAAGATCAAGGGAAAGAAAACGATTTTGAAGATTGTGGCTGTACAGCCTTTTCTCAGAGATTTGCTATATCACAATAATTGTTATGATTCACCCAGTTTATAAACTGTGAGTTTGAAATAACTGGTTTCCTTTTGTTCATCTTGTTTATTTGAAATGCAGATGTGAAGCTgttcacagacaaacatgatGAATGATTTAAAATGCTATGAAGCAAACTGCCttacagagcagagcagattaACTAAAAATGACAGAGATAGGTGACAGGTTCTCATAACGAATCTGATGCAAGACTGAGAAAGGACCAGAGAAGGCCATATATGGTGACAAAAGCAATATTAACAGGTAtttttgatcaaataaacactgtatatatatactgggtGATAAGAGATTTCATTTTGTGAGTCTGCAGATAGCTGAGGTGATGTTTCCACTGGCGGACTACGTCACTGTGGAGCTGAACCGCATCCAATGTCTGGAGGCGCGCGAGGTCGTCGTCCGGACCCTGTCAGCACAAGGAGAGTCGCAAGACTCGTCCGCCGCAACCATTCCAAACAACCTGCTGCCTCCCCCcggtgccccccacccccacgcccaCGCGCCTCCGCCCCACCTCCAGTCCCCGCTCCGCCCTCAACCCCAacctctcccccctcacccGGCCCCCCAACCGCAGCCTCAGATCCAGCCCCACCCTCCCCACCAGATCCCTCAGCCCACCCCCAGCCACTTCCGGCCCTTACCCCAGCAACCTCCCAGACACTTACCCCCGcaccctccacacccacacccgcaGCCTCCCCCGCACCTCCACCCGCTGCCCCCTCACCCAGGCCCGCAGCCCCAGCCTCACATCCCCATGCCCCAGCCTCACATCCCGCAGCTGGCCCACCCAGCCCCGGGGCAGCCGCAGAGACCACTAAGTGCCAGAGAGCTGGAAACCAAAGAGCCCGGACCTCCTGGGCCGGGCGGCGGGCACCACGGCCCTCCGGGCAGCCAACCGTGGGAGCCCCTGCGCTCGCCGTCGGGCATGCCGCGCGGGCCCATGCACGGCCACACGCTGGaggcacccccccaccccaaccgcCGCTCGCCCTCACCACAGAGGATCCTGCCACAGCCGCGGGGCACACTTATCCCCGACACGGTGGCCAAGGCCATCGCCAGAGAGGCGGCGCAGAGGGTGGCAGCTGAGAGTGGACGGGTGAGTACTGTTGGCtggtttttgtttggtttgaagTGGTGGGGCTTTattttttggttttggtttaactaggtttgttttggtttgatttgtgctgtgttgtgatgTAGTTTGGTGTGTTATGATGTTGTTGACTGGGTTTGGTTGAGTTTGGTTAGGTTTGGTGTGAGATAAGAGCAGTAGACCATTCTGGGGGTGGAGACAGATTGGACAACAGTTTGTTTCTTTAGTATGTTCAAACTCCAAGAGTTATGAAGATGTCCTAAAAcaagcaaaacaagacaaagcTTAATGTTAAATATTTGTACTACGTATAAGGCTCTAAGAGGATTAGATGGTGTGAAAATAAATAGAAGCTTATTGCATCAtgcactcaaaaacacagaaaatattGACACAGCTTTCCCTAGGCAGATAACTCCTCTTCTGAATGTCAGTTATGCCTTACCACTTTTCATCTCAAAAGCACTTCTTAACTTGTATTTAAAAAGCAGCCTACCCTTAttttagtcaaacacacattatatacaatAATACACAGAATACCAAGGAGAACTGCTGAGATTGCAGGGTTCCATTACCTACAAGTTGCTTTACCAGAGCAAACTAGACATTGTAATCCAGCAACATAGGATTATCATTCGAATATAAATtgaaatctaaaaaaaaaatcagggatTTGGGCTGTAGGGAATAATTTGAGAAAGAGGATAATATCATTGCACCTCAGGAGCAGAGCCCATCATATCACAGGATTTAATGGAATAAGTTCAGTCAAGGTGGAAGGGTGTTGCATCACCAGGTGCTATTACTGATGCCGTGTCATCCTGTTCCAGATGACATTCTCTACTGAcaattctcactctctctctctttttctctgtctctctctctctctctctcagatggagaggaggagccaGCCTTTCCAACAGCAGGGctctgatgaagaggaggatgaggaaggctACGACCAGGGCCGACGTAGAGGGGCATCTGTGGATGACTTCCTCCGTGGCTCAGAGCTGGGCAGACAGGTGGGGCATTTAATGTAATTTTACTGAAGACCATGTCCTTCTCCTGGGGACCTGTTCAATCACATGCCATGTCCTTCTCCTGGGGACCTGTTCAATCCCATGCCATGTTCCTCTATGACTTCAAGATGAATTCAAGACTatgtgtttctctttgtgtcATTGAAGTTGCcattatctgtgtgtatgttgttagCACTTGCAAAgcctaaggtgtgtgtgtgtgtgtgtgtgtgtgtgtgtgtgtgtgtgtgtctgtctgtgtgtttgtgtgtgtatatgcagccTCAGTACAGCCAAAATGAGGACTACCAAACAGAAAGCAGCCGTGGCTCTGACCTGTCTGACATcatggaggaggacgaggaggagctCTACTCCGAGATGCAGCTGGAGGAAGGCCGCAGGCGCAACTCTCACTGCACACAGAAGGTGCCTACACACGTACAGCACAGCagctcattctctccatctagTATTAGATTCTTCAGCCATAGGGTATGGATAtggtatacatacagtatggatTGTATACTGCATGTTTTCTGTGTGCTGGAGGATGTAATGTACAGAACAGAGCATCATggtgtggtggtgcagtggttagtgTCACTGCTTTGTAAGTGGCTGACCTGGGTTCAGTTCCTGATTGCTGCAGGTTgactgtaagttgctttggataaaagtgtctgctagaTACCGTACCTTTATCTGTGTCTGTTACGTCAGGGGTCTCCTTCGTCCGGGCGCATGGAACGTGGTGACAATCGACGGTCGGCTCAAGGTGGACCTCAACCCCCGCGCCGGCCCCTCATGGTTCCCTCAATTGGTCAGTGCTGTCATTCTCAGGGAAAAGCGGGATTCTGGGAAATCcttaattttgtgtgtgtgtttctgtggtcaaGTGTTTTGTGTGCTCCTTGTATCCTGTAAGCATTCTGGCCACTATCCCACCCCACAGTAGGAGTTCTACCATAGGCTCTTTCATGAGCTTCTCAGTGTCTGCCAGTCACTCTCTGTGTTGTTTTATCATGTCCATGTTTTCTTGCAGTGTGAGTAGTCTTTAATATGACACATACACTTCGATACAGATGGGTTTAGGCAATATAGTACTACATTTAATATAGTATCAATATAGTTGAAATGACCAAACACTCATATTAGTGAACATTTTCAGCACaaaagactgaacttaaattACACACAGTAACCTAAACCTCACAGACAACCAATCACCAAAGATGCCTGTGGTGACCACCTGTAGCTCCAAACAGTAATGACTAATTAACACCAATATTGAACATATTATCAGCCAGACTCTTTTTCACCATTTCACCACCCATAGACTGATACGAAGATATGAGGAGAGGAATGGCAGTTA encodes:
- the rimbp2a gene encoding RIMS-binding protein 2 isoform X1; its protein translation is MVGFLLNCFKNCFCYCCLFVCVCVFLKIVMKGRGQRSVDVEELLRQSQGELLWIQRQLSIISARNARHTRAKDRLRHEVAPQQVPTLSPQNVNLCQLLEDRNRALKRELATLKQEKQHYKSLEAEVRERGAKCRALEKEVKNKCLTCQTLKSELHDALQERNRLNLQLLSRSLKAAQYDQVKSDYEQLRETFGTVTQERDLARQEKNQLRGQLENLEEVLKHMREAADRTQQLEAEHEQALAVLSTKQQEINLLQKAQVEAEKEHEGAVHVLENHWDRMQVKVRNLEQKCRSQSEHFTLLSKELHKFQVEADTVDILSPDPCPVSKAAHLPEKTLSHTSNGQTSQPGKGNERPAGSPLNAEAPHPLPTTAAARIKPESLSVKPTILTRSRPTSPQRAAPSEMEDEVTPPPRSKPRYTGQVRLCTARYSYNPYDGPNEHPEAELPLVAGKYLYVYGTMDDDGFYEGELLDGQRGLVPSNFVEFIQDKEKPPAERGEELGPLDRSRLGLTLGDGAGSLGGPLDGLGMCDALGPCSNGTGGPQEGDELGDNVVPYPRRITLIKQLGRSVIVAWEPPLVPLCWGSAAVSGYNVLVDGEVRSSVPFGGRTKLLLEKLDLGAATYRVSVQSVTERGPSDELRCSLLVGCGVTVAPCGLRVDNILRDSAELSWLPSNSNYAHMVYLDGVEQAVIRPCCYRYRFGALKAMTVYKVRVMAKPHQMPWQLPLEQREKKEVGVEFCTQAGVQTCQGPPLPPQEVQVQCGPGPGVLQVCWKPPLLTPMGTSNGANVIGYAVCTKGQKIAEVMFPLADYVTVELNRIQCLEAREVVVRTLSAQGESQDSSAATIPNNLLPPPGAPHPHAHAPPPHLQSPLRPQPQPLPPHPAPQPQPQIQPHPPHQIPQPTPSHFRPLPQQPPRHLPPHPPHPHPQPPPHLHPLPPHPGPQPQPHIPMPQPHIPQLAHPAPGQPQRPLSARELETKEPGPPGPGGGHHGPPGSQPWEPLRSPSGMPRGPMHGHTLEAPPHPNRRSPSPQRILPQPRGTLIPDTVAKAIAREAAQRVAAESGRMERRSQPFQQQGSDEEEDEEGYDQGRRRGASVDDFLRGSELGRQPQYSQNEDYQTESSRGSDLSDIMEEDEEELYSEMQLEEGRRRNSHCTQKGSPSSGRMERGDNRRSAQGGPQPPRRPLMVPSIDGYRDRGRRSPPYYDESEPEEQGRIFVALFDYDPLSMSPNPDAAEEELPFKEGQIIQVYGDKDTDGFYRGEIREHSGLIPCNMVSEIRAEDEETREQLLKQGYLSLNTPVDKIEQNRRGGRHAVASRRMVALYDYDPRESSPNVDVEAELTFCAGDIIAVFGEIDEDGFYYGEINGHRGLVPSNFLEEVPDDVEVYLTDTPPRGGPQAEPEVELAPQAEAKRVHPSSSSSSHRRCQR
- the rimbp2a gene encoding RIMS-binding protein 2 isoform X8; protein product: MKTMSELHDALQERNRLNLQLLSRSLKAAQYDQVKSDYEQLRETFGTVTQERDLARQEKNQLRGQLENLEEVLKHMREAADRTQQLEAEHEQALAVLSTKQQEINLLQKAQVEAEKEHEGAVHVLENHWDRMQVKVRNLEQKCRSQSEHFTLLSKELHKFQVEADTVDILSPDPCPVSKAAHLPEKTLSHTSNGQTSQPGKGNERPAGSPLNAEAPHPLPTTAAARIKPESLSVKPTILTRSRPTSPQRAAPSEMEDEVTPPPRSKPRYTGQVRLCTARYSYNPYDGPNEHPEAELPLVAGKYLYVYGTMDDDGFYEGELLDGQRGLVPSNFVEFIQDKEKPPAERGEELGPLDRSRLGLTLGDGAGSLGGPLDGLGMCDALGPCSNGTGGPQEGDELGDNVVPYPRRITLIKQLGRSVIVAWEPPLVPLCWGSAAVSGYNVLVDGEVRSSVPFGGRTKLLLEKLDLGAATYRVSVQSVTERGPSDELRCSLLVGCGVTVAPCGLRVDNILRDSAELSWLPSNSNYAHMVYLDGVEQAVIRPCCYRYRFGALKAMTVYKVRVMAKPHQMPWQLPLEQREKKEVGVEFCTQAGVQTCQGPPLPPQEVQVQCGPGPGVLQVCWKPPLLTPMGTSNGANVIGYAVCTKGQKIAEVMFPLADYVTVELNRIQCLEAREVVVRTLSAQGESQDSSAATIPNNLLPPPGAPHPHAHAPPPHLQSPLRPQPQPLPPHPAPQPQPQIQPHPPHQIPQPTPSHFRPLPQQPPRHLPPHPPHPHPQPPPHLHPLPPHPGPQPQPHIPMPQPHIPQLAHPAPGQPQRPLSARELETKEPGPPGPGGGHHGPPGSQPWEPLRSPSGMPRGPMHGHTLEAPPHPNRRSPSPQRILPQPRGTLIPDTVAKAIAREAAQRVAAESGRMERRSQPFQQQGSDEEEDEEGYDQGRRRGASVDDFLRGSELGRQPQYSQNEDYQTESSRGSDLSDIMEEDEEELYSEMQLEEGRRRNSHCTQKGSPSSGRMERGDNRRSAQGGPQPPRRPLMVPSIDGYRDRGRRSPPYYDESEPEEQGRIFVALFDYDPLSMSPNPDAAEEELPFKEGQIIQVYGDKDTDGFYRGEIREHSGLIPCNMVSEIRAEDEETREQLLKQGYLSLNTPVDKIEQNRRGGRHAVASRRMVALYDYDPRESSPNVDVEAELTFCAGDIIAVFGEIDEDGFYYGEINGHRGLVPSNFLEEVPDDVEVYLTDTPPRGGPQAEPEVELAPQAEAKRVHPSSSSSSHRRCQR
- the rimbp2a gene encoding RIMS-binding protein 2 isoform X7; translation: MKTMKSELHDALQERNRLNLQLLSRSLKAAQYDQVKSDYEQLRETFGTVTQERDLARQEKNQLRGQLENLEEVLKHMREAADRTQQLEAEHEQALAVLSTKQQEINLLQKAQVEAEKEHEGAVHVLENHWDRMQVKVRNLEQKCRSQSEHFTLLSKELHKFQVEADTVDILSPDPCPVSKAAHLPEKTLSHTSNGQTSQPGKGNERPAGSPLNAEAPHPLPTTAAARIKPESLSVKPTILTRSRPTSPQRAAPSEMEDEVTPPPRSKPRYTGQVRLCTARYSYNPYDGPNEHPEAELPLVAGKYLYVYGTMDDDGFYEGELLDGQRGLVPSNFVEFIQDKEKPPAERGEELGPLDRSRLGLTLGDGAGSLGGPLDGLGMCDALGPCSNGTGGPQEGDELGDNVVPYPRRITLIKQLGRSVIVAWEPPLVPLCWGSAAVSGYNVLVDGEVRSSVPFGGRTKLLLEKLDLGAATYRVSVQSVTERGPSDELRCSLLVGCGVTVAPCGLRVDNILRDSAELSWLPSNSNYAHMVYLDGVEQAVIRPCCYRYRFGALKAMTVYKVRVMAKPHQMPWQLPLEQREKKEVGVEFCTQAGVQTCQGPPLPPQEVQVQCGPGPGVLQVCWKPPLLTPMGTSNGANVIGYAVCTKGQKIAEVMFPLADYVTVELNRIQCLEAREVVVRTLSAQGESQDSSAATIPNNLLPPPGAPHPHAHAPPPHLQSPLRPQPQPLPPHPAPQPQPQIQPHPPHQIPQPTPSHFRPLPQQPPRHLPPHPPHPHPQPPPHLHPLPPHPGPQPQPHIPMPQPHIPQLAHPAPGQPQRPLSARELETKEPGPPGPGGGHHGPPGSQPWEPLRSPSGMPRGPMHGHTLEAPPHPNRRSPSPQRILPQPRGTLIPDTVAKAIAREAAQRVAAESGRMERRSQPFQQQGSDEEEDEEGYDQGRRRGASVDDFLRGSELGRQPQYSQNEDYQTESSRGSDLSDIMEEDEEELYSEMQLEEGRRRNSHCTQKGSPSSGRMERGDNRRSAQGGPQPPRRPLMVPSIDGYRDRGRRSPPYYDESEPEEQGRIFVALFDYDPLSMSPNPDAAEEELPFKEGQIIQVYGDKDTDGFYRGEIREHSGLIPCNMVSEIRAEDEETREQLLKQGYLSLNTPVDKIEQNRRGGRHAVASRRMVALYDYDPRESSPNVDVEAELTFCAGDIIAVFGEIDEDGFYYGEINGHRGLVPSNFLEEVPDDVEVYLTDTPPRGGPQAEPEVELAPQAEAKRVHPSSSSSSHRRCQR
- the rimbp2a gene encoding RIMS-binding protein 2 isoform X5 — its product is MVGFLLNCFKNCFCYCCLFVCVCVFLKIVMKGRGQRSVDVEELLRQSQGELLWIQRQLSIISARNARHTRAKDRLRHEVAPQQVPTLSPQNVNLCQLLEDRNRALKRELATLKQEKQHYKSLKSELHDALQERNRLNLQLLSRSLKAAQYDQVKSDYEQLRETFGTVTQERDLARQEKNQLRGQLENLEEVLKHMREAADRTQQLEAEHEQALAVLSTKQQEINLLQKAQVEAEKEHEGAVHVLENHWDRMQVKVRNLEQKCRSQSEHFTLLSKELHKFQVEADTVDILSPDPCPVSKAAHLPEKTLSHTSNGQTSQPGKGNERPAGSPLNAEAPHPLPTTAAARIKPESLSVKPTILTRSRPTSPQRAAPSEMEDEVTPPPRSKPRYTGQVRLCTARYSYNPYDGPNEHPEAELPLVAGKYLYVYGTMDDDGFYEGELLDGQRGLVPSNFVEFIQDKEKPPAERGEELGPLDRSRLGLTLGDGAGSLGGPLDGLGMCDALGPCSNGTGGPQEGDELGDNVVPYPRRITLIKQLGRSVIVAWEPPLVPLCWGSAAVSGYNVLVDGEVRSSVPFGGRTKLLLEKLDLGAATYRVSVQSVTERGPSDELRCSLLVGCGVTVAPCGLRVDNILRDSAELSWLPSNSNYAHMVYLDGVEQAVIRPCCYRYRFGALKAMTVYKVRVMAKPHQMPWQLPLEQREKKEVGVEFCTQAGVQTCQGPPLPPQEVQVQCGPGPGVLQVCWKPPLLTPMGTSNGANVIGYAVCTKGQKIAEVMFPLADYVTVELNRIQCLEAREVVVRTLSAQGESQDSSAATIPNNLLPPPGAPHPHAHAPPPHLQSPLRPQPQPLPPHPAPQPQPQIQPHPPHQIPQPTPSHFRPLPQQPPRHLPPHPPHPHPQPPPHLHPLPPHPGPQPQPHIPMPQPHIPQLAHPAPGQPQRPLSARELETKEPGPPGPGGGHHGPPGSQPWEPLRSPSGMPRGPMHGHTLEAPPHPNRRSPSPQRILPQPRGTLIPDTVAKAIAREAAQRVAAESGRMERRSQPFQQQGSDEEEDEEGYDQGRRRGASVDDFLRGSELGRQPQYSQNEDYQTESSRGSDLSDIMEEDEEELYSEMQLEEGRRRNSHCTQKGSPSSGRMERGDNRRSAQGGPQPPRRPLMVPSIDGYRDRGRRSPPYYDESEPEEQGRIFVALFDYDPLSMSPNPDAAEEELPFKEGQIIQVYGDKDTDGFYRGEIREHSGLIPCNMVSEIRAEDEETREQLLKQGYLSLNTPVDKIEQNRRGGRHAVASRRMVALYDYDPRESSPNVDVEAELTFCAGDIIAVFGEIDEDGFYYGEINGHRGLVPSNFLEEVPDDVEVYLTDTPPRGGPQAEPEVELAPQAEAKRVHPSSSSSSHRRCQR
- the rimbp2a gene encoding RIMS-binding protein 2 isoform X4; its protein translation is MVGFLLNCFKNCFCYCCLFVCVCVFLKIVMKGRGQRSVDVEELLRQSQGELLWIQRQLSIISARNARHTRAKDRLRHEVAPQQVPTLSPQNVNLCQLLEDRNRALKRELATLKQEKQHYKSLEAEVRERGAKCRALEKEVKNKCLTCQTLKSELHDALQERNRLNLQLLSRSLKAAQYDQVKSDYEQLRETFGTVTQERDLARQEKNQLRGQLENLEEVLKHMREAADRTQQLEAEHEQALAVLSTKQQEINLLQKAQVEAEKEHEGAVHVLEVKVRNLEQKCRSQSEHFTLLSKELHKFQVEADTVDILSPDPCPVSKAAHLPEKTLSHTSNGQTSQPGKGNERPAGSPLNAEAPHPLPTTAAARIKPESLSVKPTILTRSRPTSPQRAAPSEMEDEVTPPPRSKPRYTGQVRLCTARYSYNPYDGPNEHPEAELPLVAGKYLYVYGTMDDDGFYEGELLDGQRGLVPSNFVEFIQDKEKPPAERGEELGPLDRSRLGLTLGDGAGSLGGPLDGLGMCDALGPCSNGTGGPQEGDELGDNVVPYPRRITLIKQLGRSVIVAWEPPLVPLCWGSAAVSGYNVLVDGEVRSSVPFGGRTKLLLEKLDLGAATYRVSVQSVTERGPSDELRCSLLVGCGVTVAPCGLRVDNILRDSAELSWLPSNSNYAHMVYLDGVEQAVIRPCCYRYRFGALKAMTVYKVRVMAKPHQMPWQLPLEQREKKEVGVEFCTQAGVQTCQGPPLPPQEVQVQCGPGPGVLQVCWKPPLLTPMGTSNGANVIGYAVCTKGQKIAEVMFPLADYVTVELNRIQCLEAREVVVRTLSAQGESQDSSAATIPNNLLPPPGAPHPHAHAPPPHLQSPLRPQPQPLPPHPAPQPQPQIQPHPPHQIPQPTPSHFRPLPQQPPRHLPPHPPHPHPQPPPHLHPLPPHPGPQPQPHIPMPQPHIPQLAHPAPGQPQRPLSARELETKEPGPPGPGGGHHGPPGSQPWEPLRSPSGMPRGPMHGHTLEAPPHPNRRSPSPQRILPQPRGTLIPDTVAKAIAREAAQRVAAESGRMERRSQPFQQQGSDEEEDEEGYDQGRRRGASVDDFLRGSELGRQPQYSQNEDYQTESSRGSDLSDIMEEDEEELYSEMQLEEGRRRNSHCTQKGSPSSGRMERGDNRRSAQGGPQPPRRPLMVPSIDGYRDRGRRSPPYYDESEPEEQGRIFVALFDYDPLSMSPNPDAAEEELPFKEGQIIQVYGDKDTDGFYRGEIREHSGLIPCNMVSEIRAEDEETREQLLKQGYLSLNTPVDKIEQNRRGGRHAVASRRMVALYDYDPRESSPNVDVEAELTFCAGDIIAVFGEIDEDGFYYGEINGHRGLVPSNFLEEVPDDVEVYLTDTPPRGGPQAEPEVELAPQAEAKRVHPSSSSSSHRRCQR